The following proteins are co-located in the Solea senegalensis isolate Sse05_10M linkage group LG12, IFAPA_SoseM_1, whole genome shotgun sequence genome:
- the sncb gene encoding beta-synuclein yields MDVFMKGLSKAKEGMAVAAEKTKEGVAVAAEKTKEGVMFVGNKAKDSVGTVAEKTTGAMGNIAAATGLMKKDEFPSDMNPEEYGQEAMEGQGEAMLEAEGETYDETQQESQDYEPEA; encoded by the exons ATGGATGTGTTTATGAAGGGTTTGTCTAAAGCGAAAGAAGGGATGGCTGTGGCTGCAGAGAAGACCAAGGAAGGAGTTGCAGTTGCAGCTGAAAAGACTAAAGAAGGAGTAATGTTTGTAG GTAACAAGGCCAAAGACAGTGTGGGCACAG TGGCCGAGAAAACCACTGGGGCTATGGGGAACATCGCCGCTGCCACTGGCCTGATGAAGAAGGACGAGTTCCCCTCCGACATGAAC CCTGAGGAGTATGGACAGGAGGCCATGGAGGGCCAGGGAGAGGCAATGCTGGAGGCAGAAGGAGAGACATATGATGAGACCCAGCAG GAGAGCCAGGACTACGAGCCAgaagcgtaa